Sequence from the Bacillus sp. es.036 genome:
TTTATTATCAGCAAAAAAAGAAGTTCAATTCGAAAGGCCTTTTATGATCCGCCTGCCAAATTGAACTACTTCTTTCGTATTATTGTTTTGAAATCGCTGCGTGAATGTCGTAATCTGCAGGATCAAGTTCAGTTTCTTTACCAATCGCAAGCCTGGCAAGTTCAAGTCCAAGATATGGACCTACGGTTAGGCCTGAGGCGCCCAGACCATTTGCAGCTAGTAAATTATTCATCTCAGGTACATAACCGAATACTGGAAGAAAACCTGGTGTGAAAGGACGAAAACCTACTTTTGCTTCCAAAAAAGTACTCTTTGCTAATCCAGGAGCAATAGCAAGTGCTTTACTAAATATTTCTTGAAGACCGCCTGCCGTTACTCGCCTGTCCATCCCAGCCTCATTTTCATGAGTTGCGCCAATGACGACTCGCCCATCGTCAAAGCTTAATAAATACTGGTCGTTTGGCGGCATCACAACTGGCCACTCGCTTGTAGTTTCACCAGGCACATCAAGGTGAACAATTTGAGCTTTTTGAGAAGTGACGCTGAACTTTAGTCCTAACGGAGATAAGAGTTCTTCCGCCCATGCTCCAGCGGTAACAATGACTTTATCCGCTTCGAGTGTCTCGCCTTCAATGGTTACTCCTGTGATTTCGCTATTTGTTGACTGGAGTTTCGCATCACCATATTTCAATGAAGCCCCATGCATTTGTGCAGCGCGTAGAAGCGCTTGTCGAAGTGCTGCGCCATTTACTCGAGCGGCTCCGCTCACAAAAACAGACTGATACTCTTCCGCTACGTAAGGAAACATTTTTTTTGTTTCTTCGGCTGATAACTTTTTAATCTCAC
This genomic interval carries:
- a CDS encoding NAD(P)/FAD-dependent oxidoreductase; this encodes MNSMIIIGSGILGASTAYHLAKMGVDVTIIDRNEPGQATEAAAGIVCPWLSQRRNKVWYRLAKGGAKYYPNLIEQLMEDGETETGYKKVGAISLHTDETKLDKMMDRAKKRREDAPEIGEIKKLSAEETKKMFPYVAEEYQSVFVSGAARVNGAALRQALLRAAQMHGASLKYGDAKLQSTNSEITGVTIEGETLEADKVIVTAGAWAEELLSPLGLKFSVTSQKAQIVHLDVPGETTSEWPVVMPPNDQYLLSFDDGRVVIGATHENEAGMDRRVTAGGLQEIFSKALAIAPGLAKSTFLEAKVGFRPFTPGFLPVFGYVPEMNNLLAANGLGASGLTVGPYLGLELARLAIGKETELDPADYDIHAAISKQ